One Gimesia aquarii DNA segment encodes these proteins:
- a CDS encoding flagellar motor protein MotB, which produces MPIIVRVCLLSAACLFTLSQTSCHRGPSAQVRQSMYRAQQLYNQNAELAMQRDQFQQSANALQHERDQLAMRAQTLESNLNIANKRLDNLNVERSEMQQRYVSLMKKAKGQPSPLDGEATRRFQELADKYPDFEFDPHTGVSKFHSDILFDSGSDVIKSSAQEILTQFAAIMNDGNAKRLNVLVVGHTDDKAISKASTQRLHRTNWHLSTNRANSVVLSLSKYGVKQDRMGAAGYSMFQPVVPNENNSARQKNRRVEIFVLAPDAVVAGWDPNPTLLN; this is translated from the coding sequence ATGCCCATCATCGTACGGGTATGCCTGCTTAGCGCAGCGTGTTTATTTACTCTCAGTCAGACGTCTTGCCATCGTGGACCCAGTGCCCAGGTTCGGCAAAGTATGTATCGCGCCCAACAGCTTTATAATCAAAATGCAGAATTGGCTATGCAACGAGATCAGTTCCAGCAGTCCGCAAACGCCCTGCAACACGAACGTGATCAACTGGCAATGCGCGCCCAGACGCTGGAATCCAATTTAAATATTGCCAACAAACGACTCGATAATTTGAATGTTGAACGCTCGGAAATGCAGCAGCGTTATGTGAGCTTGATGAAGAAAGCCAAAGGACAACCTAGTCCGCTGGATGGTGAAGCGACTCGTCGCTTCCAGGAATTGGCGGATAAATATCCTGACTTCGAATTCGATCCTCATACCGGCGTCAGCAAATTTCATTCAGATATTTTATTTGACTCTGGCAGTGATGTCATCAAATCTTCCGCTCAAGAAATTTTGACTCAGTTTGCTGCGATCATGAACGATGGTAATGCAAAGCGTTTAAATGTACTCGTTGTAGGTCATACGGACGACAAGGCGATCTCCAAAGCAAGCACTCAACGTCTGCATCGAACAAACTGGCATTTATCGACAAACCGAGCTAACTCTGTCGTGCTTTCACTCTCAAAATACGGAGTGAAACAAGACCGCATGGGTGCCGCAGGTTACAGCATGTTCCAACCAGTCGTACCGAATGAGAATAATTCTGCACGTCAGAAAAATCGTCGCGTTGAAATTTTCGTGCTTGCACCTGA
- a CDS encoding prepilin-type N-terminal cleavage/methylation domain-containing protein — MKRGFTLIELMVVIATLAVLVALLLPDIQTAKDASLQGQKKEGPYWVYREYEYAGGPVVSEISGSHTHSLQEILDMYAINLKKQQMQVARDLRADAETEKAGSSNSDRDTEIENSNLSKEEQIKRAKRAMKNFKYDLSQNTASLVARRNLMEAIESLTEDLKRLESEP; from the coding sequence ATGAAAAGAGGATTTACACTCATCGAATTAATGGTCGTTATCGCAACACTTGCAGTATTGGTTGCTTTGTTGTTGCCAGACATCCAGACAGCGAAAGATGCTTCGCTTCAAGGACAAAAAAAGGAGGGACCTTATTGGGTCTATCGAGAATATGAATATGCAGGCGGCCCTGTCGTCTCTGAGATATCCGGCTCACATACACACTCATTGCAAGAGATTCTGGATATGTACGCCATCAACTTAAAAAAGCAACAGATGCAAGTTGCACGAGATTTACGTGCTGACGCCGAAACTGAAAAAGCTGGTTCCAGTAATTCTGACAGGGATACAGAGATTGAAAATAGTAATCTCTCAAAAGAAGAACAGATTAAAAGAGCCAAACGTGCGATGAAAAACTTCAAATATGACTTATCGCAAAATACGGCTTCCCTCGTTGCTCGAAGAAATCTAATGGAAGCAATCGAATCGCTGACTGAGGATTTGAAAAGACTTGAATCAGAGCCATAA